The following proteins are co-located in the Nocardia sp. XZ_19_385 genome:
- a CDS encoding alkene reductase produces MTSLFDSYRLGDLTLPNRVVMAPMTRVRAAAGGLATPSMATHYAQRATAGLIVSEGVQPSLIGQSNPGTPGLYTEAQVAAWRPVTAAVHANGGRIVAQIMHGGRVSHVETIGTQPVGPSAVPAVGDVFTPSGRQPAPLPRALDTAEVPEHALSYGAAARRAIDAGFDGVELHGANGYLISQFLASNANLRTDRYGGSVQNRIRFAVEATAATVDAVGGARTGIRLSPGATFWGVEETGIADLYAALLDELARLDLAYIHLEATTDDEVLLGLRRRWPGTLIMNPVYPMGPKQVGRDDADRWLELGADLISFGRAFIANPDLVERLRSALPIAPVDESTYYEGGNTGYVTYSAYQHSA; encoded by the coding sequence ATGACATCGCTTTTCGACAGCTACCGGCTCGGCGACCTGACACTGCCGAACCGTGTGGTGATGGCTCCGATGACGCGGGTGCGCGCCGCCGCGGGCGGCCTGGCGACTCCGTCCATGGCGACGCATTACGCGCAGCGGGCGACCGCGGGGCTGATCGTGTCCGAAGGAGTACAGCCCAGCCTGATCGGGCAATCGAACCCGGGAACGCCTGGCCTCTACACCGAGGCGCAGGTCGCCGCCTGGCGTCCGGTAACCGCCGCGGTGCACGCCAACGGCGGACGGATCGTCGCGCAGATCATGCACGGCGGACGCGTATCGCACGTCGAGACGATCGGCACTCAACCGGTCGGTCCGTCGGCGGTGCCCGCGGTCGGCGATGTGTTCACCCCGTCCGGGCGGCAACCCGCTCCGCTGCCCCGCGCCCTGGACACCGCTGAGGTGCCCGAGCATGCGCTGTCTTACGGCGCGGCCGCGCGGCGGGCCATCGACGCGGGCTTCGACGGTGTCGAATTGCACGGCGCCAACGGCTATTTGATCTCACAGTTCCTCGCCTCGAACGCCAACCTCCGCACCGACCGCTACGGCGGCTCGGTCCAGAACCGGATCCGATTCGCGGTCGAGGCGACCGCCGCCACGGTCGACGCTGTGGGCGGGGCCCGAACCGGCATCCGGCTTTCCCCCGGCGCGACATTCTGGGGCGTCGAAGAGACCGGCATCGCCGATTTGTACGCCGCGCTGCTGGACGAGTTGGCCCGCCTCGACCTCGCCTACATCCATCTGGAGGCGACCACCGACGACGAGGTGCTGCTCGGCCTGCGCCGCCGCTGGCCGGGCACCCTGATCATGAATCCCGTCTATCCGATGGGGCCCAAGCAAGTTGGGCGTGACGACGCCGACCGCTGGCTCGAGCTCGGCGCCGACCTGATCAGCTTCGGCCGCGCCTTCATCGCCAACCCCGACCTGGTCGAACGCCTGCGCAGCGCGCTACCGATCGCCCCGGTGGACGAATCGACGTACTACGAGGGCGGTAACACCGGGTATGTGACGTACTCGGCGTATCAGCATTCGGCATGA
- a CDS encoding cytochrome P450, translating to MDSFAESLTVDSLYVDPYPIYARLRREEPVAWVPALGVWLVTRLHDVRHVMSSPDSFVTSDPDAPLTKLCGPGMSILAQEGDAHAETRESVADRLAGETIPGLENVTDEIATAELATLSRRDSVDLMSEYFQPVCGAAMARTLGLGAVPESTLRGWSSAFTDALQNPSGDPGRNTAAAAASREMDATLGPVLAELREHPDGSFLSALLHAGRPVGDPRDAETVLPTVKMMISAFKEPGWLAGNLTYALACHPGQLAQVRVDRELLNAAVHEAMRWLAPVGLVGRKTTRESTLDGVRLPPGVMVAPCLASANRDEREFDDAEQFDIHRARKPYLTLGYGRHQCLASALIPVLAEVAVDRLLRDLPNLRVEPDAGELRGWKFRYLNRLRATTAPAP from the coding sequence ATGGATAGTTTTGCGGAGTCCCTCACGGTCGACTCGCTGTACGTCGATCCCTATCCGATTTACGCACGATTGCGCCGGGAAGAACCGGTTGCCTGGGTGCCCGCCCTCGGGGTCTGGCTGGTCACCCGCCTGCACGACGTCCGTCATGTCATGTCCAGTCCGGATTCCTTCGTCACCAGCGACCCCGATGCGCCGCTGACGAAATTGTGCGGACCGGGAATGTCGATCCTGGCCCAGGAAGGCGACGCCCACGCCGAGACCCGGGAAAGTGTCGCCGACCGGCTGGCCGGCGAGACAATACCCGGCCTCGAAAACGTCACGGACGAGATCGCGACCGCCGAGTTGGCAACGCTGAGTCGGCGCGACAGCGTTGACCTGATGTCGGAGTATTTCCAGCCCGTATGCGGCGCGGCGATGGCCCGGACCCTGGGGCTGGGCGCGGTGCCCGAGTCCACATTGCGCGGCTGGTCGAGCGCCTTCACCGACGCGCTACAGAACCCCAGCGGCGATCCAGGCCGGAACACCGCGGCCGCGGCCGCGAGCCGGGAGATGGATGCGACGCTCGGCCCGGTGCTCGCTGAACTCCGCGAACACCCGGACGGATCGTTCCTTTCCGCCTTGCTGCACGCCGGGCGACCGGTCGGCGACCCAAGGGATGCCGAAACCGTGCTGCCGACAGTCAAAATGATGATCAGCGCATTCAAGGAGCCCGGATGGCTGGCCGGAAACCTGACTTACGCCCTCGCCTGTCATCCCGGCCAACTCGCACAGGTACGTGTTGATCGCGAGTTGCTGAACGCCGCCGTGCACGAAGCGATGCGCTGGCTTGCGCCCGTCGGTTTGGTCGGGCGTAAGACCACCCGGGAAAGCACCCTCGACGGGGTGCGACTTCCACCCGGGGTGATGGTGGCCCCGTGCCTCGCATCAGCCAATCGGGACGAGCGGGAATTCGACGACGCCGAGCAGTTCGACATCCATCGGGCCCGTAAGCCCTACCTCACACTCGGCTACGGCCGCCACCAATGCCTCGCGAGCGCACTGATACCAGTCCTCGCCGAAGTCGCCGTCGACCGGCTGCTGCGCGACCTCCCGAATCTGCGCGTCGAACCGGACGCGGGGGAACTACGCGGCTGGAAGTTCCGCTACCTGAACCGACTTCGCGCCACGACCGCGCCTGCCCCATAG
- a CDS encoding glutamate decarboxylase, producing MLNHVQSHRWNESVDINPLYSGLVPDGGVPRFKLPAGPMPPDAAAALIRDELILDGNARLNMATFCTTWMEPQVRALIAETLDRNIVDYDQYPQTVELEARCVNILDNLWGDPDGVSVGCSTGGSSEAAMLGGLAMKFRWRERRREQGLPVDRPNLVLPTTVHTCWPKFCQYWDVEPRWMPIQQPDYTLDPSRLPELCDENTIGVIGVLGSTQVGKLDPIERMAAELDGLQQRTGIDVPLHVDAAIGGFVTPFLEPDVVWDFRLPRVQSINTSGHKFGLVFPGVGWIVWQEPAALPKELVLSCELLGGSVETFTLNFSRSGAPVIAQYYNFLRLGFDGYRAVQQACRDVARYLAEELADIDSVQVIAGGEQLPVLALRVHPDYERRFTVFDLSSRLRLRGWQAPTYALPPNLEHISVMRLVIRNGFSRDVAEMLLTDLRREIGYLESGGRTTK from the coding sequence ATGCTCAACCACGTGCAGTCACACCGGTGGAACGAATCGGTCGATATCAACCCGCTCTACAGCGGGTTGGTGCCGGACGGAGGGGTGCCCAGATTCAAGCTTCCCGCCGGCCCGATGCCGCCTGACGCAGCCGCCGCGCTGATCCGCGACGAGCTCATCCTCGACGGCAACGCGCGGCTGAACATGGCGACGTTCTGCACGACCTGGATGGAACCACAGGTCCGCGCTTTGATCGCGGAAACACTGGATCGCAATATCGTCGACTACGACCAGTACCCACAGACTGTCGAATTGGAGGCGCGCTGCGTCAACATCCTCGACAATCTGTGGGGCGACCCCGATGGCGTCAGCGTCGGATGCTCGACCGGCGGCTCCAGCGAGGCCGCGATGCTGGGCGGTCTGGCAATGAAGTTCAGATGGCGCGAACGCCGACGCGAGCAGGGACTTCCGGTCGATCGGCCGAACCTGGTGCTGCCGACAACGGTGCATACCTGCTGGCCGAAATTCTGTCAGTACTGGGATGTGGAGCCACGGTGGATGCCGATCCAGCAGCCCGACTACACGCTCGATCCATCGCGGCTACCGGAGCTCTGCGATGAGAACACCATCGGCGTCATCGGAGTACTCGGGTCCACGCAGGTCGGCAAGCTCGATCCGATCGAGCGGATGGCCGCGGAGCTGGACGGGTTGCAGCAGCGTACGGGGATCGACGTCCCACTCCATGTCGACGCCGCGATTGGTGGCTTCGTCACCCCGTTCTTGGAGCCGGATGTGGTGTGGGACTTCCGGTTACCGCGGGTGCAGTCGATCAACACCTCCGGACACAAATTCGGCTTGGTGTTCCCGGGAGTGGGCTGGATCGTGTGGCAGGAACCAGCCGCGCTGCCCAAGGAGCTGGTGCTGAGCTGCGAACTGCTCGGCGGCAGCGTCGAAACCTTCACCCTGAATTTCTCCCGCTCCGGGGCCCCGGTCATCGCGCAGTATTACAACTTCCTGCGCCTGGGCTTCGACGGGTACCGGGCGGTCCAGCAAGCATGCCGGGACGTCGCCCGGTACCTCGCCGAAGAACTGGCCGACATCGACAGCGTGCAGGTGATCGCAGGCGGTGAACAGCTTCCGGTCCTCGCCCTGCGCGTCCACCCCGACTACGAGCGCAGGTTCACCGTGTTCGATTTGTCCAGCCGATTGCGCCTACGCGGTTGGCAGGCACCCACCTACGCGCTACCGCCCAACCTCGAACATATCTCGGTGATGAGGCTCGTCATCCGCAACGGTTTCAGCAGAGACGTCGCCGAAATGCTGCTGACGGACCTCCGGCGGGAGATCGGATACCTGGAAAGCGGCGGCCGGACGACGAAGTAA
- a CDS encoding MarR family winged helix-turn-helix transcriptional regulator, with protein MVTALSVLDTLARRGPARLTDLTETEQLTQPGITQLITRLERDGLVLRRRDPGDGRAVIVDLTEAGRRVRQTRPDTARPARARALRDFRAFVFGCRGVFGSLPPG; from the coding sequence GTGGTCACGGCACTGTCGGTCCTCGACACTCTGGCTCGCCGGGGCCCGGCACGGCTGACCGATCTGACCGAGACCGAGCAACTGACCCAACCGGGCATCACTCAACTCATCACACGCTTGGAGCGCGACGGGCTGGTCCTGCGCCGCCGTGACCCTGGCGATGGCCGGGCCGTCATCGTGGACCTCACCGAGGCAGGCCGACGGGTGCGGCAAACCCGCCCTGACACGGCTCGCCCAGCTAGAGCGAGAGCACTTCGCGATTTTCGCGCGTTCGTATTCGGTTGCCGAGGCGTGTTTGGTTCTCTGCCGCCGGGGTAA
- a CDS encoding sigma-70 family RNA polymerase sigma factor: MAVPDDAARHRRVEGQAPSVDRFDPVYGRNFLAFAVPTIMGEVRRHFRDNTWAVRVPRRTKDLQQLLGPATETLTHRLGRAPRARELAAELDADLIEITNALIARNAYQATPIDATTSSENDSAPPSLLDRLGTEDPRYGLVEDFLAVQPLIAALPDRERLVLNMRFFEFRTQAEIAQHLGISQMQVSRILSKTLSTLREQVSCD; the protein is encoded by the coding sequence GTGGCAGTACCAGATGATGCAGCGCGACATCGCCGCGTCGAAGGGCAAGCACCTTCCGTCGACCGTTTCGACCCCGTCTACGGGAGGAACTTCCTGGCTTTCGCGGTACCTACCATCATGGGTGAGGTGCGCCGCCATTTCCGCGACAACACCTGGGCGGTGCGGGTACCGCGCCGGACCAAGGACCTGCAGCAACTCCTCGGCCCCGCCACCGAGACGCTGACCCACCGGCTCGGCCGCGCACCCAGAGCCCGCGAACTCGCCGCCGAACTCGACGCGGACCTGATCGAGATCACCAACGCACTAATCGCCCGCAACGCCTACCAGGCCACGCCGATCGATGCGACCACCAGCAGCGAAAACGACAGCGCACCACCGTCATTGCTCGACCGGCTCGGCACCGAAGATCCCCGATACGGACTCGTCGAGGACTTCCTCGCGGTCCAGCCGTTGATCGCGGCCCTGCCCGATCGCGAGCGCCTGGTGCTGAATATGCGGTTCTTCGAGTTCCGGACTCAAGCTGAAATCGCCCAGCACCTCGGCATTTCACAGATGCAGGTCTCGCGCATCCTGTCCAAGACCCTCAGTACGCTGCGCGAGCAGGTTTCCTGCGACTGA
- a CDS encoding MerR family transcriptional regulator, with product MRIGELSARTGASVRSLRYYEDQGLLTSTRSTSGQRHYTAYDVERVEFLQRLYAAGLSSRTIAVILPCVDAPSDENTDAAFERMVRERDRLSDHITELVQTRDALDELMAVNRAHRATTAVAVGTPAASQSCA from the coding sequence GTGCGCATCGGGGAACTGTCGGCACGAACCGGAGCCAGCGTGCGCTCGCTGCGCTACTACGAGGACCAGGGGCTACTCACCAGCACCCGCAGCACCAGCGGCCAGCGCCACTACACCGCCTACGATGTCGAGCGGGTTGAATTTCTCCAGCGGCTCTACGCCGCGGGCCTGTCCAGCCGGACCATCGCCGTCATCCTGCCCTGCGTCGACGCACCGAGCGATGAGAACACTGACGCCGCATTCGAGCGAATGGTCCGCGAACGCGACCGATTGTCCGACCACATCACCGAACTCGTCCAGACGCGGGACGCCCTCGATGAACTCATGGCCGTGAACCGGGCACACCGCGCGACCACAGCCGTCGCAGTCGGAACTCCGGCAGCATCCCAGTCGTGTGCATGA
- a CDS encoding DUF1360 domain-containing protein, with the protein MNENQRRLGGYVVTMTLYVVVVAGVALWGRLTDRQLPRDMTVRELITTAAAAHKLSRTVTKAAVTRPVRAPFTEETGTGGPGEVMEQPKGDAGIQHSFGELLSCPFCFDVWAVTALTIGHVFAPRATRLVADGMAALAGADFLHLAYAKAQQLAEG; encoded by the coding sequence ATGAACGAGAACCAGCGCCGCTTGGGCGGTTACGTGGTGACGATGACGCTCTACGTGGTTGTCGTCGCCGGCGTCGCACTCTGGGGAAGGCTGACAGATCGACAACTCCCGCGGGACATGACGGTGCGGGAGTTGATCACCACCGCGGCAGCCGCCCACAAACTGTCCCGCACGGTGACCAAGGCCGCTGTCACCAGACCCGTGCGAGCCCCGTTCACCGAGGAGACCGGCACCGGTGGCCCTGGCGAAGTGATGGAGCAGCCGAAGGGTGACGCGGGCATCCAGCACAGCTTCGGCGAATTGCTGAGCTGCCCTTTCTGTTTCGATGTCTGGGCGGTCACCGCCCTCACCATCGGACACGTCTTCGCGCCGCGGGCGACCCGCCTGGTGGCTGACGGGATGGCGGCCCTGGCCGGCGCCGACTTCCTGCACCTCGCCTACGCCAAAGCTCAACAGCTGGCCGAAGGTTAG
- a CDS encoding enoyl-CoA hydratase/isomerase family protein, producing the protein MPYLRREGDVFIVHLGERGERDTENRFHPDWLSGMNTILDEALASEGPAALVTTGDGKHYSTGADLAWCAGQPERADWYLTEVQQLFRRILTLPMPVVAALNGHTFGAGAFLAVAHDHRVMRADRGFFCFPGVSLGANYAYAAVAMLRSRLPAGVAHEALVSGRRYGAADALAAGLIDATTEPDRVLPVAVEYAQSLAHTRGPVLAEIKTALHRHAVDALQEPVVGYNDHALIRRP; encoded by the coding sequence ATGCCATACCTGCGGCGTGAAGGCGACGTGTTCATCGTGCATCTCGGCGAGCGCGGGGAGCGGGATACCGAGAACCGGTTCCACCCCGACTGGCTGTCCGGGATGAACACGATCCTCGACGAGGCGCTAGCGAGCGAGGGTCCCGCGGCGTTGGTCACCACCGGCGACGGCAAGCACTACTCGACCGGCGCGGACCTCGCCTGGTGCGCCGGTCAACCCGAACGCGCCGACTGGTATCTCACCGAGGTGCAGCAGCTGTTCCGCCGCATCCTCACCCTGCCGATGCCGGTGGTCGCAGCCCTGAACGGCCACACCTTCGGAGCCGGTGCCTTCCTGGCTGTCGCCCACGATCATCGGGTCATGCGCGCCGACCGGGGATTCTTCTGCTTCCCGGGCGTCAGCCTGGGGGCGAACTACGCCTATGCGGCCGTCGCCATGCTCAGGTCGCGGCTCCCGGCGGGTGTGGCCCACGAGGCGCTGGTCTCCGGACGCCGCTACGGCGCCGCGGACGCCCTCGCCGCCGGCCTGATCGACGCGACCACCGAACCCGACCGCGTCCTCCCGGTTGCCGTCGAGTACGCACAATCGCTGGCCCACACCCGCGGCCCGGTGCTCGCCGAGATCAAGACGGCCCTGCATCGCCACGCCGTCGACGCACTCCAAGAACCGGTCGTGGGCTACAACGACCACGCACTGATCAGGCGTCCCTAA